In Rhodospirillales bacterium, the genomic window GACGTAATCGGGTCCGGCCTCGGAATAGCGGGCGTAGGCGTCGCGCGAGGTGCCGCGCGTGAAATAGGCGCCGCGGTCCGGATGCGTGCCGGGCAGCGTGCGGTAGGGAATGCCGTCGCCGTCGACGTCGAGGTAGCGGCCGAAATCCTTGCCCGAATCGAGGTCGGCGCGGCTCATCACCTTGCCCCGGTCGTAGCGGCGGGAATCGTCCCAGGCGAGCGGCTCGCACAGGTGCCGGTTCATGCCGATGTCGAGGTCGGTCATCAGGAAGACCGGCGTTTGCAGGCGGTCGGCGAGGTCGAGCGCGAGGGCGGCGAATTCGAAGCATTCGCGCGGGCCGTCGGGGAACAGGAGCACGTGCTTGGTGTCGCCGTGCGAGGCGTAGGCGCAGGCGAGCAGGTCGGATTGCTGCGTGCGCGTCGGCATGCCGGTCGAGGGGCCGCCGCGCTGCACGTCGATGATGGTCACCGGAATCTCGGCGAAATAGGCGAGCCCGATGAATTCGGTCATCAGCGAGACGCCGGGACCGGACGTGGCGGTGAAGGCGCGCGCGCCGTTCCAGCCCGCGCCGACGACGATGCCGATCGAGGCCAGCTCGTCCTCGGCCTGGATGATCGCGAACTTGTTCTTGCCGGTCGCCTTGTCGACGCGCAGCCGCGCGCAGTAGTGCATGAACGCCTCGGCCAGCGACGAGGACGGCGTGATCGGATACCAGGCGCACACGGTCGCGCCGCCGTAGACGCAGCCGAGCGCGGCGGCGGCGTTGCCCTCGATGAAGATGCGCTCGCCGACGTTGTCGGCGCGGCGCGCCTTCAGCCCGATCGCGCCCGCGAGATGCCGGGCGGCGTAATCGAACCCGAGCCGGAGCGCGGCCAGGTTGGACTCCGTCAGCTTGTCCTTTTCCTTGTAGCGCTCGCGGATCATGTCGGCGAGCACCTCGAGCTCGAGGTCGAGCAGCGAGGCGAGCGCGCCGACGTAGATCAGGTTCTTGACCAGCTGGCGCACGTGCCCGTCGGCGAAATGGGCGTTGGCCAGCTCGGTGATCGGCACGCCGACCGGGTGGATGTCGGCGCGGAACTTGGACGGCGGCAGCGGCTTGCTGCTGTCGTAAAGCAGGTAGCCGCCGGGCTCCAGCTCCTTGACGTCCCGGTCCCAGGTCTGCGGGTTCATCGCCACCATCAGATCGACGCCGCCGCGGCGCGCGAGCCAGCCCTGTTCGCTCACCCGCACCTCGTACCAGGTCGGCAGCCCCTGGATGTTGGAGGGAAAGATGTTGCGCGGCGAAACCGGCACGCCCATGCGCAGGAACGCCTTGGCGAACAGCTCGTTGGCCGAGGCCGAGCCCGAGCCGTTGACGTTGGCGAACTTGACGACGAAATCGTTGATCGCGGCGAGGCGCTTCATGCCGCCTTCCCCCGCTGGGCCGGGCGGCAGGCCGGGCCGGCGTGGCCGGGATCGAGCAGGAATTTCTGCATGTCCCAGGCCCCGGTCGGGCAGCGCTCGGCGCACAGGCCGCAATGCAGGCACAGGTCCTCGTCCTTGACCATGACGCGCCCGGTTTTCAAGCCGGAGCCGATATAAAGCGCCTGGGCGAGATTCGCGGCCGGCGCCTTGAGCCGGGCGCGCACGTCGGCCTCGTCGCCGTCCTGGGTGAAGGTGATGCAGTCCATCGGGCAGATATCGACGCAGGCGTCGCACTCGATGCACAGCTTGGCCGCGAACACCGTCTGCACGTCGCAGTTGAGGCAGCGCTGCGCCTCCTTCCACGCGGTCGCCGCCGCGAAGCCCAGTTCGACCTCGGCCCGGACGTTCCTGAGCGATTCCTTGATGTCGCGCCACGGCACCTTGTGGCGCGCGTCGGCGACCACGTCGTTGTCGTAGCTCCACTCGTTGAGGCCCATTTTCTGCGACATCAGATTGACGGCCGGCGGCGGACGGTCGCGGACGTCCTCGCCGTTCAAGAACTTGTCGATCGAGATGGCGGCGTCGTGGCCGTGCGCCACCGCCCAGATGATGTTCTTCGGCCCGAACGCGGCGTCGCCGCCGAAAAAGACGTGCGGCAGCGTCGATTGCATGGTCGCCTTGTCCACCACCGGCATGCCGGAACGGTCGAAGGCGACGCCGCAATCGCGCTCGATCCAGGGAAAGGCGTTTTCCTGGCCGACGGCGATCAGCACGTCGTCGCATGCGAAATGCTCGTCCGCCTCGCCGGTCGGCACCAGGCGGCGGCGGCGCTCGGCGTCGTATTCGGCCCGGACCTTGGTGAAGGTCATGCCGGTGAGCCGGCCGTCCTGGTGGGTGAATTCCTTCGGCACCCGGTAGTTGAGGATCGGGATGCCCTCGTGCGTCGCGTCCTCCTTCTCCCACGGGCTCGCCTTCATCTCCTCGAAGCCGGAACGGACGATCACCTTGACGTCCTCGCCGCCGAGCCGGCGCGAGGTGCGGCAGCAGTCCATCGCCGTGTTGCCGCCGCCGAGCACGATCACGCGCCGGCCGATCGCCGTCGTGTGGCCGAACGAGACCGAAGACAGCCAGTCGATGCCGATGCGGATGTGGGCCGCGGCCTCCCGGCGCCCCGGGATGTCGAGGTCGCGCCCGCGCGGCGCGCCGGTGCCGACGAAGATCGCGTCCCAGTCCTCGGCGAGCAGCCGCTTCAGGCTGTCGATCCGTGTTCCGCCCCGGAACTCGACGCCGAGATCGAGAACGTAGCCGACCTCCTCGTCGATGACTTCGAGCGGCAGGCGGAAGCGCGGGATTTGCGACCAGATCATGCCGCCCGCGCGCGGATCCTGGTCGAACACCGTCACCGCGTAGCCGAGCGGCGCCAAATCGCGCGCCACCGTGAGCGAGGCGGGTCCCGCGCCGACGCAGGCGACGCGCTTGCCGTTGCGCCGAACCGCCGGCTCGGGCATGCGCGCGCGGATGTTCGCGCCCTTGAAGTCGGCGGCGACCCGCTTCAGGCGGCAGATGGCGACCGGCTCGGGCTGCGCCTGCTGCGCCCGCTCGACGCGGCCGCGTCGGCACGCCGGTTCGCACGGACGGTCGCAGGTGCGGCCGAGAATGCCGGGAAAGACGTTCGAGCGCCAATTGACCATGTAGGCGTCGGCGTAACGCCCGGCCGCGATCAGCCGGATGTATTCGGGAACAGGCGTGTGCGCCGGGCACGCCCACTGGCAGTCGACGACCTTGTGGAAATAGTCCGGGTCTTGGATGTCGGTGGGCTGCAACGCACCGGCTCCTCGGCGCCGCCGCGCCCGGATCCGTCACCCGAACGATGGCGTTTCCGCCGCGCGAAGAAAATTTACTCCACCCGCGCCCGGGGGGAAAGGAAATCCGGCGTCGGCGCCCGGCCGCCGCCCGGGAAATTGCCCCAGCGAAATGAAAGGATTTGCGCCCCGCCCGCGCCGATTCTCAGAACGCCACGGTCGCCTTGGCGCGGTTGACCTTGTCCGCGCCCCAGGCGCTGGGCGCGGTCGGCGCGGTATCGGCGCTCTTGATCAGCGTGCCGTCGCCGACCCGGCTGAGTTCCGTCCGCCCGGCGCGGTTTTCGACCACGATCCGGCCCGCCGACAGGAGCGCGATCTGGAAATCGCCGTCGAGCATGCCGCCCCAGAACGCGGTGCCGCGAATGCCGATGGTGGCGGTGTCGGTGTCGATGCGCATCGCGCCGCCCGGCGCCTTGGCGATTTGGCCGGAGGCGGCGGCGAACGCGCCCTCGATCAGGCGCATGGCGACGTTGGGCTTGGCCCCGCCCGCGACGTAGTCGAGGACCACGAACACGGTCTTTTCGCCGAGCGTCACCACCGCGTCGTCGAGCATCTTCATTTCGAGCCGGGCGTCGCGGCCGGTGGAAAGCACGTCGCCGCGAAAGACCGGATCATCCACCTTCAAGCCGCGCGGCATCGCGTCCTGCATGGCCGACGCCGCGCCCTTGAGCTTTACGATCTTGCCGGCGATGTCGGCGGCGCCCTGTTGCGCCCGCGCGCCGCGCGCGAACAGGGACGCGCCGAGCGGCATTACGGACGTCGCCAGCGCGAGTTTCAGGAATTCCGAGCGAGTCATGGCTGATCCTTGTGGTGGTGGTAACGCGGCGACATAATCGCCCGGCACGAAACGCCGGCTCAACTCACGACGGCGTGTGAATATTTTTACTTCCGCAAGTAGTTGCGTTCAACCATGAACACGTTTTCGCCCCCTCTCCCCGTGCATGTGATCGGCGGCGGCCTCGCCGGCAGCGAGGCCGCCTGGCAGATCGCGGAAGCCGGCGTGCCGGTCATCCTGCACGAAATGCGCCCGGTCCGCGCGACGCCCGCGCACGCGACCGGGAAGCTCGCCGAACTGGTCTGCTCCAATTCCTTCCGCTCCGACGACGCCGAAACCAACGCCGTCGGCCTGCTGCACGCGGAGATGCGGGCGCTGGGCTCGCTCGTGCTCCGCGCCGCCGATGCCCACCGCGTGCCGGCGGGCTCGGCGCTCGCGGTCGACCGCCACGGATTCAGCGCCGCGGTCGAGGCGGCCCTCGCCGCTCACCCGCTGGTCAAAATACGCCGCGAGGAAATCGCCGGGCTGCCGCCCGAGGAATGGGATTCGGTCATCGTCGCCACCGGCCCCCTCACCTCGCCCGCGCTGGCGGAGGCGGTGCGCGCGTTGACCGGCGAGGAGGCGCTCGCCTTCTTCGACGCCATCGCCCCCATCGTCCACAAGGACAGCATCGACTTCGGCGTCGCCTGGATGCAGTCGCGCTGGGGGAGAGGCGGTGAGGATTACGTCAACTGCCCGCTGACGCGCGCGCAATACGACGCCTTCGTCGATGCGCTGCTCGCCGCCGAAAAAGTGCCGTTCCGCGAATGGGAAAAGGACACGCCCTATTTCGAAGGCTGCCTGCCGATCGAGGTGATGGCCGAGCGCGGACGGGAAACGCTCGCCTTCGGGCCGATGAAGCCGGTCGGCCTGGTCAACCCGCACCCGGGCGCCGCCCGCCACCACGCGGTGGTGCAGCTCCGCCAGGACAACGCCCTCGGCACCCTCTACAACATGGTCGGCTTCCAGACCAAGATGACCTACGGCGAACAGGTGCGCATCTTCCGCACCATCCCCGGGCTCGAACGCGCCGAATTCGCGCGGCTCGGCGGCGTGCACCGCAACACCTTCCTCAACAGCCCGCGCCTGCTCGACGCCGCCTTGCGTCTCAAGGCGAGGCCCGCTTTGCGCTTCGCCGGCCAGATCACCGGCTGCGAGGGCTACGTCGAAAGCGCCGCCATCGGCCTGATCGCCGGACGCTTCGCCGCCGCCGAGCGGATGGGGCGCGCGGCCCCGCCGCCGCCCGCGACCACGGCGCTGGGCGCGCTGCTCGCCCATGTCACCGGCGGCGGCCACGCCGACACCTTCCAGCCGATGAACGTCAATTTCGGATTGTTCCCTCCGCTGGAGGCCGCCGACGCGCGCGGACGTCCTTTGCGCGGCGAGGCGCGCAAGCGCGCGCTCACCGCCCGCGCGCTGAAGGATCTGGAATCCTGGCGCGCCGATCCCGCCCGCGCGCCCCGATAGGGACGAGTCTTAATGATGCGCGCGGGGATTCGCCCGCGCGGCCTAATACCAACCCGCGCAATCGTCGACTCACCCCCACCCCGACCCTCCCCCGTCGAGGGGGAGGGAGTAAGAGGTTGATGGGCGACCCTCTTTCCCCCCCCCGTTGTGGGGGAGGGTTCGGGTGGGGGTATAAGGTCGTTCTCAAGGCGGTTTGACATAAGTACCGCTCAC contains:
- a CDS encoding 2-oxoacid:acceptor oxidoreductase subunit alpha codes for the protein MKRLAAINDFVVKFANVNGSGSASANELFAKAFLRMGVPVSPRNIFPSNIQGLPTWYEVRVSEQGWLARRGGVDLMVAMNPQTWDRDVKELEPGGYLLYDSSKPLPPSKFRADIHPVGVPITELANAHFADGHVRQLVKNLIYVGALASLLDLELEVLADMIRERYKEKDKLTESNLAALRLGFDYAARHLAGAIGLKARRADNVGERIFIEGNAAAALGCVYGGATVCAWYPITPSSSLAEAFMHYCARLRVDKATGKNKFAIIQAEDELASIGIVVGAGWNGARAFTATSGPGVSLMTEFIGLAYFAEIPVTIIDVQRGGPSTGMPTRTQQSDLLACAYASHGDTKHVLLFPDGPRECFEFAALALDLADRLQTPVFLMTDLDIGMNRHLCEPLAWDDSRRYDRGKVMSRADLDSGKDFGRYLDVDGDGIPYRTLPGTHPDRGAYFTRGTSRDAYARYSEAGPDYVYNMERLLRKFATAKTLVPKPVLTPAKKPARFGAIYFGSTAPAMHESLDALAGQGVHVNALRVRGFPFPDEVAEFVKAHPKVFVIEQNRDAQLKTLLVNEAGIGAENLISVLHYDGTPITARFITGEIARIARRFQRPAPAPAHEVA
- a CDS encoding 4Fe-4S dicluster domain-containing protein translates to MQPTDIQDPDYFHKVVDCQWACPAHTPVPEYIRLIAAGRYADAYMVNWRSNVFPGILGRTCDRPCEPACRRGRVERAQQAQPEPVAICRLKRVAADFKGANIRARMPEPAVRRNGKRVACVGAGPASLTVARDLAPLGYAVTVFDQDPRAGGMIWSQIPRFRLPLEVIDEEVGYVLDLGVEFRGGTRIDSLKRLLAEDWDAIFVGTGAPRGRDLDIPGRREAAAHIRIGIDWLSSVSFGHTTAIGRRVIVLGGGNTAMDCCRTSRRLGGEDVKVIVRSGFEEMKASPWEKEDATHEGIPILNYRVPKEFTHQDGRLTGMTFTKVRAEYDAERRRRLVPTGEADEHFACDDVLIAVGQENAFPWIERDCGVAFDRSGMPVVDKATMQSTLPHVFFGGDAAFGPKNIIWAVAHGHDAAISIDKFLNGEDVRDRPPPAVNLMSQKMGLNEWSYDNDVVADARHKVPWRDIKESLRNVRAEVELGFAAATAWKEAQRCLNCDVQTVFAAKLCIECDACVDICPMDCITFTQDGDEADVRARLKAPAANLAQALYIGSGLKTGRVMVKDEDLCLHCGLCAERCPTGAWDMQKFLLDPGHAGPACRPAQRGKAA
- a CDS encoding methylenetetrahydrofolate--tRNA-(uracil(54)-C(5))-methyltransferase (FADH(2)-oxidizing) TrmFO; translation: MNTFSPPLPVHVIGGGLAGSEAAWQIAEAGVPVILHEMRPVRATPAHATGKLAELVCSNSFRSDDAETNAVGLLHAEMRALGSLVLRAADAHRVPAGSALAVDRHGFSAAVEAALAAHPLVKIRREEIAGLPPEEWDSVIVATGPLTSPALAEAVRALTGEEALAFFDAIAPIVHKDSIDFGVAWMQSRWGRGGEDYVNCPLTRAQYDAFVDALLAAEKVPFREWEKDTPYFEGCLPIEVMAERGRETLAFGPMKPVGLVNPHPGAARHHAVVQLRQDNALGTLYNMVGFQTKMTYGEQVRIFRTIPGLERAEFARLGGVHRNTFLNSPRLLDAALRLKARPALRFAGQITGCEGYVESAAIGLIAGRFAAAERMGRAAPPPPATTALGALLAHVTGGGHADTFQPMNVNFGLFPPLEAADARGRPLRGEARKRALTARALKDLESWRADPARAPR
- a CDS encoding FecR domain-containing protein, encoding MTRSEFLKLALATSVMPLGASLFARGARAQQGAADIAGKIVKLKGAASAMQDAMPRGLKVDDPVFRGDVLSTGRDARLEMKMLDDAVVTLGEKTVFVVLDYVAGGAKPNVAMRLIEGAFAAASGQIAKAPGGAMRIDTDTATIGIRGTAFWGGMLDGDFQIALLSAGRIVVENRAGRTELSRVGDGTLIKSADTAPTAPSAWGADKVNRAKATVAF